The region acaccagctgagcccagattacaattgtcaaaagattcagatgaagatgatgtcggCCCAACCCAATacagaagacttattgggtcacttcgatacctttgtcatataagacctgacttagcatacaatgtaggtatgatgagtaggttcatgcagaagccaaaggtatcacatctagcagcgatgaagaggatactaaggtatctgaaaggaactctcgactatggaattttgtttcctgcagctgatgaagaaaaggaatgcaaattagtgggatacaccgactcaagttggtgtagtgatgatgaggatagaaaatccacagctggctatgtgtttatgctaggtggtccaccagttgcttggagttcgagaaaaggctcagtagtggcattatcatcgtgcgaagcagaatacataacTGCTTatctttgtgcatgtcaagcaacatggatggtgaatctggtctaagagataacaacgaagagtcatggagcaattaccatgaggatcaacaacatgtcagctatcaatctggcgaagaatctgatagtacatggtcgaagcaagcacatcgaaatgaggttccattatcttcgagagcaggtagcagatgggaagatgaatgtggaacactgcaaAACTGAGAATtagattgcagacatcatgacgaagggagtgcaggtcgaagtgttcagaagactaagagctatgatgaatgtagatagcttagacacaatgaattatgtggtgtattgaattgtaatttcttgtgtCGAAGCATGATGCTTGACAGAGTAAGGAAGTATCGAACCAtctagtgtgttgagttgtgttagtgtgtcgaagtgtcgaagcatgttgcttcccataggatttcgacttatgcctattttagtagtgttagctattttggacttttataaTTTTGGTCTTTGGCTTGAGGTtcaagttaacctaaatctataaatagatggagtaacccttattttttttactgaagtgaataaagtattcataacattgtaattcacagaattttgcagttgcaaagtgaataagaagttttccacagtttgtgggcagagagaaactctgcagaatttaattcttcctctccttcatcgttctttactttctttctttctccattgtttttttttgttattgtcattgtgtgagtgataacaatcttgttcatcaagattgattgaaattctccatagatttaGGAGGATTTCCAACACTAGACTCATGAGTTTTGTTGGTCGAACTTAGTTAACTCGTGTTTCCCCGTGGATTTGAACCGGAGCTTTAGATACTAATTATTGGTGCACAAGATGAAGAAGACgaagatggaagaagagagagagaaGAAAGAATAACAAACTTTCACTACTCTACTAAAATGGTTACATCAAAATGGTTGCACACACACTGCACTACAATACTCAGTGGATACGACTGTTAACAGGTACAATAttatatatacacaaataataatatcacgtagacaaaataataaaataccGAATTACCCATCAATAAAACACATTATTAAGGTTAAGTCATCTAACATGTTAAAGAAGATTCTCTCTAATAGAGTCTTTATCTTAAAGCAACTAACAAGAGAAGATAATTACTTAAATATGAATCCATTTCTTCCATACCAAAGGCCAAACATGACCGACTCCTAAATGATAGTAAGAATTTGATTAATTATTAGTGTCACTTTAATCAATagttttttaaattaaaaataattatgtAAACTCATTCCTTTAGTTTTTGCCTGAGAAAAAGCTCCACCACAATAAATAAGTTGCCAATTTTTTACGTGAGAATTTGTATACTTCCTTCATTTTCTCTTTTGAAAAGTATAAAAGAGACATGCAACCCTATTGACTAATTTATAATTACTTAAGCACTAATGAGAATCTAAAAGTAAAGTAGACACTATCTATATATATAACATAGTCTTATTCTTGCTGCATTACAAAGCAATAGGcaattttagaaaacaaataaataaatgTCGTCTAAAGTTGGTTCTCCTCTTTGCTTGATAgtcttcttcttcctcttcttaACCTTCACATATGCAACAAAACCTGGCCATGTTTCTTCCCCTATCATTTCAACCAATACTCAAAATGAGGTAAGTTACTTTCATTCATATCATATTATCAAAATCGTCTTCAAAGACGTGTAAAACAGATTAGTGTACATAATCTCAAATATTTCATGATTAAATCGTGATTAAATAGAATCTGTATTTATTTTTCACTGTTAAACTGTGAATAACCTATACATCACCTCTAAAATCTTGAGACGATTTTTCTTATTATACACAATTTATTAAATCAAATTCTACTTTTTGATTGATAATCTTCTTTTCTTAAACGTGATAATTGAAGGTATTGGAAGATGAAAAGGTAGACATAGAAGAAAATTGTGAAGGTATTAATGAAGATGATTGTTTGATGAGAAGAACACTTGCAGCTCATACTGATTATATCTACACACAAAAGCAAAATCCATAGCTTTAAACATCGTTTTTTATACAATTATAAGTTTTCATATGACATTATATTTTGAACTTTGAAGATTTAGATATGTACTGgtaatatgttttttttttttgtgtatATTAATTTTGGTAGATAAACATTTTGATATATTTTAATCTATACATAATTTAAGTTCTTTTTTGGGGGGTGGGGGTAGAAATGTTTCCAGTTTTATTAGCAATATAAAAGTATAAGCTGTAAAGTTGGGACTTGTTTGGCACATAGCCAACAAGATGGATCCAAAGTCACTTGTTTTGTAAAGTGAATAATAACTTTTGCAGGAGAAAGTAAAGCTAAAAATTATTGATTATTCTTGTTCACTTTTTATTTAAAACATTAGAGACATGAATAAGAATGTTTAATGATGACTTTAATTATAAATTATTGACAAACTCATACTAGTAAACTCAATTATAATTTTGTGTCTACTCGTTTTCAGCTTTTATTGTCTACCcaatgaaatatttattttatagATAAAAAGAAATATTTTGTTTTTATCAATTATACATAGTAATTGAATGGAATACTTataataattataattttttaaaaatattttattttatatttatcaAAAGACAATTATATCCATACTTTTATACATTCATCAATGAAATTTTGTTTCATGtattttattaaatattatttaataatcAATAATTGGCTCGTATTTTTTTACGTCAAATATTTATTCCATATTCGTTGTTGCTAGGTATAAGAGTGAGGTTGAGTACATGATCCCAGCTCAAGCCACACCTAATGTTCTTTGGGTTCAGATCCTTTTACAAC is a window of Lathyrus oleraceus cultivar Zhongwan6 chromosome 6, CAAS_Psat_ZW6_1.0, whole genome shotgun sequence DNA encoding:
- the LOC127097460 gene encoding phytosulfokines; translated protein: MSSKVGSPLCLIVFFFLFLTFTYATKPGHVSSPIISTNTQNEVLEDEKVDIEENCEGINEDDCLMRRTLAAHTDYIYTQKQNP